A region of the Corynebacterium falsenii genome:
CAGTCCTGACCCTGCTGGTTGTAGCCATCCGGCGGGGCGCCCACGCTCGCGCCGTGCGCCAGCGTGTCTTGCAAGGTGAAAGCATCCGCGCCCTCCGGGTGCACGCCCACCGCCAGGTCGGCCATGAGCCCGATGCGCATGTGCTCTTCCAATGCACGTTGGGCCTGCCCTTCTTGCTGCTGGCACAGCAGTTGCACCCAGGCGAAGAAGTCCGCGGACAGCTCACCATTGGTCTGCTTTTCGCACCAGGTCACGAAGCCCTCGAGGCCTTCGCCTTCGCGGTCGATAAATTCGTCGAGCTCCGAGCGGCGCTGCTCGCTCAGACCCGCGCTGTAGAGCAGCTGCAGGGCTTGCAGTTTGGCTTCCATGATGGGCGTGCGATCCAACAGTGCAGCCGCCGAATTCATAGGCGCCAGTGGTGCGGCCAGATCATCGATGGTTTTTTGCAGATCCGGGTTGTCTCGGTACTCCGGAATGTCCTCGATGTGCAGATAGATCGGGTTGGTGAAGCGGCGAGTGGTCGGCAGGTACGGAGAATCCTCCACCGGGGGAGTGGCCTCGGCCGCGTGCATCGGGTTCACCAGCACGAAATCCGCCCCGCCGAGTTGCCGCAGCGAGTCGCCGAGCACCTGCAGCGTCCGGTAATCGCCAATGCCCCACGCCCCAGCGTGGCGCACCGAGTACAGCTGAGCCATCACACCCGTGGCGGGGTTGTCCACGTAGTCCTTCGTGGAGCTGAGCTGCTGCGGGGCAACGATATAGGTTGCAGACACCGACCGATCCGGCTCGGCATCACCGGTACCACGGTTGTACACGTCCGCGCGCAGCGTGTGCCATCCGGCGGCAATGGCCGGGACGGAAAACGTGGAGGTCACAAACGTGCGCCCCTCCGCCACCGTGGGCTCAACGAAACTGGGGAGCTGCTCACACTCGATCGGCTCACTGCCGTCTTCCGGCTCCAACCACACCCGCAGGTGCTGGTCATCCTCGCAATGCGCCTGCACCGAGCGCGGCGCGTTGTCCGTCCCCGTGATCGTCGGAGCAATGACAGCCCGCAGCTGGGTGGCGATGTGGGCGTCCATGGTGGCGTCGAGAAGAGAGGCCGAAAGTTCCGACACGCGGGAGGGAACAGAAAGGCCCAGCTCACGCAGCGCAAACAGGATCGTGGCCGGGCTGACCTGAACCGCCGAGCCGTCCTGGCCGGTGTAGCTTGTGGCCACACCGCACAACGAGGCAAGGCGGCGAAGGGCGTCGAAAACCTCGGGTGCGATGTCCCGATCACCGGCGGGGGAGCCAGTGGGGGTAGGCGACGCGGGGGTTGCGGAGGAGGGGTCGGAAGAAGTCACAGAAGCTATTGTGCAGGATGGTGCAGGCAAGAGTGGGCACACAGGCGAAGTTGGGCGCACGAACGGGTGGGGCAGCGGGTGGGGCAGCGGGTGGGAAGCGAAGGTGTATCTGAGAGGATTATGCTGAAGTCACAAACGTGATCTCGGACACTCATATATGTTTGTAGAAGTGTTAGTCACGTCCTGCGTGACCCGATGCCGTCTGTGGACCAACAAATCGCAGTCGCAGTCGCAGCGTAAACAGTGCCAACGGTGCCGACAGTGCCAACAGCGTTAGCAGTGTTCGCGGTGTTTGTAGCAACGACGGTGACAACGTGGGACATCGTGGGCGGCGGCCGAATGTGAGCGACAAACGCCACGGGCCACTACCACCCACGGACTGTGGAAAAGGAGAATGATGACCACCGAATATACATCTGAAGCGCTCTACACCATCGGAGACAACGAAAGCTGCCTCACTGCTCTTCGCGACCTCGGCGCCGAGCATCCGGACACGGTCATCTTTAACCGCCCGGTGAATTTCGAATGGGTGGATGTGACCGTGACCGACTTCCTCGAGGAGGTCTACTCCGTGGCCAAGGGTCTCGTGGCCAACGGCGTGGAGGCTGGGGACCGCGTGATCATCATGTCGGGCACCCGCTACGAGTGGACCCTGCTGGACTACGCCATCTGGGCGGCCGGAGCCGTGACCGTGCCGATCTACCCGTCCTCCTCCACCAGCCAGTGCGAATGGATCGTGGAAAACTCCGGGGCAACCCTGGCCGTCGGCGAAAACGACGAGCACTGCGAGAAGCTGCGCAACTTCCTCGAAGACTCCGACCGCGGCGGAGACGGCCACCTGCGCCGCGTCCTGAGCTTCAGCGGCGGTGCCATTGACATCCTCGTCAACGACGGGCAGGAAGCAGGCGTGAGCTCCGAAACGATCGAGGAGCGCATCACCAACGTGAAGTCTTCCGACGTGGGCTCCATCGTGTACACCTCGGGCACCACCGGCCGCCCCAAGGGCTGCCGCCTGACCCACGCGAACTGGCTGTCCGAGGCCCGCGCCATCCTCACCCACCCGGTGGGGCAGGGCGCGAAGGTGGGCTACAAGAAGCTCACCTTCCTCCCGCTGGCCCACGTGTTCGCCCGAGCCATGTCTCACGCGGCCGTGGTCGGCGGCGCAACGCAGACCCACTGGGGAGACATGGGCACCCTCGTCACGGAGTTTCAGCGCAGCAAGCCGGACCTCATCGTCACCGTGCCTCGCATCTTCGAAAAGGTCCACGCGGGCGTGAAGTCCAAGGCCACCGAGAGCGGCGGCATCGCCGCCAAGATCTTCCTGGCTGCCGAAAAGACCGCCGTGGAATACTCCAAGGCCAGCGACACCCCACAGGGCCCGAGCGCACTGCTCAAGGCTCGCCACGCCATCGCCGATAAGCTCGTGTTCTCCAAGGTGCGCGAGGCCATGGGTGGACAGCTGAAGTACGCCGTGTCCGGCGGGTCCGCGCTCAACGCGCAGATCTCGCACTTCTTCTGTGGTGCCGGGATCCCGGTGTATGAGGGCTACGGCCTGACCGAGACCACCGCTGCGGTGTGCACCAACTTCGCGCCGGACAACATCATCGGCACGGTGGGTCGCCCCATGGGTGGCGTCACGATCCGCATCGCCGAAGATGGCGAAATCCTGGTCAAGGGCAACGTGGTCTTCGACGGCTACTGGGAAAACGACGAAGCCACCAAGGAAGCATTCACCGAGGACGGCTTCTACCGCACGGGCGACCTGGGCCGGCTGCTGCCGAGCGGCCACCTGAAGATCACCGGGCGCAAGAAGGAGATCCTCGTCACCGCAGGTGGCAAGAATGTCTCTCCCGGACCGATGGAGGACATCCTGCGTTCGGCCCCGCTCATCTCGCAGGCGATGGTGGTCGGCGATGACCAGAAGTTCGTGGGCGCCCTCATTTCCCTCGACGAGGAAGCGGTGAAGAAGTGGAAGGCAAGCCACGACGTGCCGGAGAACACCTCCATCCGCGAGTTGGCGAAGAACCCAGTGCTGCGCAGCGAGAT
Encoded here:
- a CDS encoding 4-alpha-glucanotransferase → MAPEVFDALRRLASLCGVATSYTGQDGSAVQVSPATILFALRELGLSVPSRVSELSASLLDATMDAHIATQLRAVIAPTITGTDNAPRSVQAHCEDDQHLRVWLEPEDGSEPIECEQLPSFVEPTVAEGRTFVTSTFSVPAIAAGWHTLRADVYNRGTGDAEPDRSVSATYIVAPQQLSSTKDYVDNPATGVMAQLYSVRHAGAWGIGDYRTLQVLGDSLRQLGGADFVLVNPMHAAEATPPVEDSPYLPTTRRFTNPIYLHIEDIPEYRDNPDLQKTIDDLAAPLAPMNSAAALLDRTPIMEAKLQALQLLYSAGLSEQRRSELDEFIDREGEGLEGFVTWCEKQTNGELSADFFAWVQLLCQQQEGQAQRALEEHMRIGLMADLAVGVHPEGADAFTLQDTLAHGASVGAPPDGYNQQGQDWSQPPWHPWRLAEAGYAPWRDMLRTILRTAGGIRIDHILGLFRLWWIPRGELPTEGTYVSYDHEALISALVLEAERAGGVVIGEDLGTFEPWVQEYLASRGVMGTTIVWFEGDENGPKKPETYRQLSLTSVTTHDLPPTASYLQGGHIELRDRLGVLTRPVDEEFADDAQWQSAVLGAIGQVGGFSGYECEEYFVGATSPNVADEVEDPRHGRDRRPGGADGLSGNAAATADAADTADTAGTAPSSTGIIEGMHAFLSLTPSALRCVALVDMVGDLRAQNQPGTTQELYPNWRIPLCDHSGQAVLAEDLPRYELARDVLDAARGGRR
- a CDS encoding AMP-dependent synthetase/ligase, which codes for MTTEYTSEALYTIGDNESCLTALRDLGAEHPDTVIFNRPVNFEWVDVTVTDFLEEVYSVAKGLVANGVEAGDRVIIMSGTRYEWTLLDYAIWAAGAVTVPIYPSSSTSQCEWIVENSGATLAVGENDEHCEKLRNFLEDSDRGGDGHLRRVLSFSGGAIDILVNDGQEAGVSSETIEERITNVKSSDVGSIVYTSGTTGRPKGCRLTHANWLSEARAILTHPVGQGAKVGYKKLTFLPLAHVFARAMSHAAVVGGATQTHWGDMGTLVTEFQRSKPDLIVTVPRIFEKVHAGVKSKATESGGIAAKIFLAAEKTAVEYSKASDTPQGPSALLKARHAIADKLVFSKVREAMGGQLKYAVSGGSALNAQISHFFCGAGIPVYEGYGLTETTAAVCTNFAPDNIIGTVGRPMGGVTIRIAEDGEILVKGNVVFDGYWENDEATKEAFTEDGFYRTGDLGRLLPSGHLKITGRKKEILVTAGGKNVSPGPMEDILRSAPLISQAMVVGDDQKFVGALISLDEEAVKKWKASHDVPENTSIRELAKNPVLRSEIQDAVNEANASVSHAEGIKKFRIVHRDFTEERGEVTPSLKLKRFVVNKNFADDIAWIYKGK